The DNA region TTCCGGTGATATTCCAATTATCGAAAACATCTACCGGAAGTATCTCTGCACCGAATTCATCACGCATCCAGCGGATATTTTCTTCATCTTCCTGCGTATTATACGTGCAAGTGCTATAGATAAGCAATCCACCGGATTTCAGACTGGGCCATATATCAGAGATGATACGTCGCTGACGTTGCCAGCAGATTTCCACATTCTCCGGACTCCACTCGCTGACGGCAACAGGATCTTTACGAAACATACCTTCACCGGAACAAGGAACATCGGTCAATATGACATCGAAGAAGCCTTCCAGATCAGCGAAGTCTGCCGGATCGTTATTGGTTACCACAACACCGGGATGCCCCCACTTCGTCAGATTCTCCGCCAGGATTTGCGAACGGTTACGGATCACTTCATTTGCTACCAACAGGCTGCCTGCAGGCAATACACTGCGGACATGGGTCGATTTTCCACCGGGAGCGGCGCAAAGGTCAAGCATCACGGAAGGCGTTTCACCGATATATTGCTTTAATGCTTGCTCCACAAACATGGAAGATGCCTCCTGTACATAATAGCATCCGGCATGAAACAACGGATCGAAGGTAAACGTCAGCCGACGATCGAGATAAAATCCCGTGGAAGACCAGGGCACACGCCCGGAAGAGGTCTGAAAAAGACTGAATGAAGAATCGGGTAGCTTTTCTTCATTCAGTCGTATGCTTACTGGCTGTTCGCCATTCAAGGCGTCAGCCAGTTTATTATATTCTTCATCTCCCAAGAGGAGACGGGTACGGTCTGTAAAAGATACGGGTAAATCCATGTGCCAAATTATTTTATGTCCGCAAAGGTAATGCAAATCGAATGCATAACTTTCATGCTTGCATGAAAAAGTTCTGCTGAGATGCAGCTTATCTTCCTCAAAGGTAACATAAAAAGGCAATACAAGGCAAACCCACCGGGCACTAAAAACTAAGCTTGACTCCCGCAAAGTAGGAACGAGGCGCTCCCGGACCATAAATGTAACCAGAATCGCGGGTGGCTCCTTTATCAAAATCTTTCTGATAGGAGTTGAAGATATTCTGTACTCCCACATTGAATTGCAGGCATATGCCGGAAAAATCTATATCATAAGCTACCTTGGCACCCAGTTCGAAGAAATCCGGGCTTTTCACCAACAGGTCTGCCGTACCATCCACTTCGGACATCAGATGAGGCACATACATTCGCCCGGTATAATTACCGTTCAGGGCTACCGACAATGCTTTTGTAGGATTGAAAGTGGCAGTAAAGTAGCCATAAACATCGGGGGTACGCAATATCCGGTCGCTATGGCGTTCTTCATCCGACAAATGTTCCTTGTCTGCACTCCACTCCTCGGGAGAATCGTACAGACTGCGTTGCACGGTCAGTCCCGCCTGCAACTGGATTTTATCACGCCAGGCGATCTTTCCTTCCAATGTACCACCATACACCTTTGCACCGGAACCGTTGACACGGGTTTGTATCAGATATCCACTACCGTTCGGATCTTCTACCGGTGCTGTCAGTACAAACGGATCGGAGAGTTTCGTGAAAAAACCTTCTATCAGCAAATTTGCTTGGAAATCACCGAAGTAATGATACCAGTCCATCGAAGCGTTCACGCTGCGCGAACGTTCTTCTTTCAAATCCTTAGCACGAACGATGGAAATCAACTCGCCTCCCACATTACTAATATGTAAGTCTTCGTCGAAAGCCTGCGGAGCACGGAAACCTTCAGCATAACTGAAACGGATATTTATGTCCTGCGTAGGGTTGTAGCGGATATTGGCACGGGGACTGAAAATGGCTTTACTCATAATGCTATTCTTGTCCAGACGTCCGCCTATCAGAAAACTCCACTGCTCGCTTTTCCATTCATTCTGCACATAGGCACTCGCAATGTTCACAATCTGTTTCAAGGGATCGGGTGTATATTTATCAATCAACTGTTGCAGACGGTCTCCTATTGCAGTGGGATCTTCCGCCAAAGCGGCATCCCGATATTTTTGCATATCCGTTGCTTTGTCGTCCAGATTATCATGATTAAATTCTACCCCACCCGTCAAGTCGGAAGGCATGAAAAAGAGCTTATCAAAATGATAGATATACTGGGCGCCCAATACGCCGGTGAAATCGGTGGTATGCCCATAGGCACTGTAATAACTGTCGCGCACGATATGCTGGGCAGAGGCGTATGCATTGAACGCATGCTTCTGGTCCTTGGAGAAGGCACTGAACTTCAAGCCGCCCGTATTGATGGAATGTTCGATCTGCTCCACCAGCCCGGGTTCGCCGGAACCATTCAGATTGGCATCTTCGGCAATGTGAGGCGGCAGATCAAAGCGGTTACCGTCACGACGGAACTCTTCCATGTGATGATATTCCAGATTCAACTTGGAATAGGGACTCAGCCTGCAATAAGCGTTCACGCCTACTGTCTGGTTCTTCAATTTGGGTAATTCGGAGAAGCCGTCACCATTGGAATCCCATGCCGAACGGTGGCGGTTCTGCCCGTAGATGTAAGCTCCCATTTTGTTATCCGAAGATACCAGGGAAAGGTTAAGCGTAGTATTATTGTCAAACGAACCGGAACCATCGAAATTGGAGATAGAGTGGGCAAACGAACCTGAGTTGTGGAGAGGTTCTTTCGTGATAATATTCACTGTTCCGGCAATGGCCGAAGAGCCGAAAAGAGCCGAACCGCCTCCACGTACCACTTCCACACGCT from Bacteroides sp. MSB163 includes:
- a CDS encoding methyltransferase RsmF C-terminal domain-like protein codes for the protein MDLPVSFTDRTRLLLGDEEYNKLADALNGEQPVSIRLNEEKLPDSSFSLFQTSSGRVPWSSTGFYLDRRLTFTFDPLFHAGCYYVQEASSMFVEQALKQYIGETPSVMLDLCAAPGGKSTHVRSVLPAGSLLVANEVIRNRSQILAENLTKWGHPGVVVTNNDPADFADLEGFFDVILTDVPCSGEGMFRKDPVAVSEWSPENVEICWQRQRRIISDIWPSLKSGGLLIYSTCTYNTQEDEENIRWMRDEFGAEILPVDVFDNWNITGNLLAGDDFPVYRFLPHRTKGEGFFLAALRKPEVDSLRTRYKSTSAQGKKKMASSVSKEQLAVARGWLLSPDDYELSVNGTNITAFPKEYLPELSSLQQSLRVIQAGVALAEVKGKDLIPNHALAMSQILRDDTFPHEEVSYEQAIAYLRKEAIVLSAEAPRGYVLLTYNYIPLGFVKNIGNRANNLYPQEWRIRSGYLPEEILILSGKYNL
- a CDS encoding TonB-dependent receptor, whose translation is MKKYIFFVVGVMCTLLFHTAYAIDLNESDANIIGHVLEKKTGEHLPYMTVALKGTTIGTMTDGTGHYFLKNLPEGEFILSVSAVGYKPQERKVTLKRGKTLEENFELEEDMVALDGVVVTANRNETARRLAPTLVKVVTPKLFDMTNSHTLSQGLVFQPGVRVENDCQNCGYSQVRINGMDGKYTQILIDSRPIFSALAGVYGLEQIPANMIERVEVVRGGGSALFGSSAIAGTVNIITKEPLHNSGSFAHSISNFDGSGSFDNNTTLNLSLVSSDNKMGAYIYGQNRHRSAWDSNGDGFSELPKLKNQTVGVNAYCRLSPYSKLNLEYHHMEEFRRDGNRFDLPPHIAEDANLNGSGEPGLVEQIEHSINTGGLKFSAFSKDQKHAFNAYASAQHIVRDSYYSAYGHTTDFTGVLGAQYIYHFDKLFFMPSDLTGGVEFNHDNLDDKATDMQKYRDAALAEDPTAIGDRLQQLIDKYTPDPLKQIVNIASAYVQNEWKSEQWSFLIGGRLDKNSIMSKAIFSPRANIRYNPTQDINIRFSYAEGFRAPQAFDEDLHISNVGGELISIVRAKDLKEERSRSVNASMDWYHYFGDFQANLLIEGFFTKLSDPFVLTAPVEDPNGSGYLIQTRVNGSGAKVYGGTLEGKIAWRDKIQLQAGLTVQRSLYDSPEEWSADKEHLSDEERHSDRILRTPDVYGYFTATFNPTKALSVALNGNYTGRMYVPHLMSEVDGTADLLVKSPDFFELGAKVAYDIDFSGICLQFNVGVQNIFNSYQKDFDKGATRDSGYIYGPGAPRSYFAGVKLSF